CCACCCGCACGTCATCCGGGTGCTGGACTACGGCTTCGACGCGGAGGGCCGGCCCTACCTGGCCATGGACCTGCTGGAGGACGCGCGCACGCTGGTGGAGGCCGGCACGGACGCGCCCCTGACGGTGCAGGTGGGGCTGCTCATCCAGACGCTCCAGGCGCTCGCGTACCTGCACCGGCGCGGCATCATCCACCGCGACCTGAAGCCCGGGAACGTGCTGGTGGTGCGCGGCCAGGTGAAGGTGCTCGACTTCGGCCTGGCCGTGGGCCGCGACCAGCAGGGCCGCCGCGCGCAGCCCGCGGGCACCCCCGGCTACCTGGCCCCGGAGCTCTTCGAGGACCAGCCCCCGTCCGAGCTGACCGACCTCTTCGGCTTCGGCGCCATGGCGTGCCAGATGTTCTTCGGCCGGCTGCCCCACGCGGGCCAGGTGTTCGCGACGCCGGGCTTCCCGCCCGCGCTCAAGGCCCTGCTGGAGCAACTGGTCGCGCCCGAGGCGCACCGCCGGCCGCGCGACGCGGAGGCCGTCATCACCGCGCTGAGCGACGCCGTGGGCCAGCCCCGGCCCGCCGAGTCCGCCGCCACGCGCGAGAGCTTCCTCCAGTCCGCGCGCTTCGTGGGCCGCGTGGCGGAGCGCGAGCACCTGACGGGCGTGCTCGACGCGGCGCTCGCGGGCCACGGCGGCGCGTGGCTCATCGGCGGCGAGAGCGGCGTGGGCAAGTCGCGCCTCCTGGAGGAGGTGCGCTCGCTGGCGCTGGTGCGCGGCGCGATGGTGCTGCGCGGCCAGGCGGTGGACACCGGCGGCGTGCCCTACCAGGAGTGGCGCGCGGTGCTGCGCTGGCTGCCCATGCTCACGGAGCTGTCCGACCGCGAGGCGCGCGTGCTCCGGCCGCTGGTGCCGGACATGGAGGCGCTGCTCGGCCGCGAGGTGCCCGCCGCGCCGGAGCTGGACGCGGACATGGCGCAGCTGCGCCTGCACCAGACGGTGGAGGACCTCTTCGCCCGCCTGTCGCAGCCCACCGTGGTCATCCTGGAGGACCTGCACCAGGCGCACGCCGAATCGCTCCAGCTCCTCGCGCAGCTCGCGGCCCGGGCGCCGGGGCTGCCGCTGCTGTTGCTCGTGAGCTTCCGCGACGACGAGTCCCCGCAGCTGCCGGAGCGCCTGCCCGGCACGAGCGTGCTGCGGCTGCAGCGGTTGAACGCGGAGGAGATCGCCCAGCTGGGCGAGTCCATGCTGGGCGCCGTCGGCCGCCGGCCCGACGTGGTGGAGCTCTTGCGCCGCGAGTCGGAGGGCAACCCGTTCCTGCTGGTGGAGGTGGTGCGCGCGCTGGCGGAGGACGCGGGCGGCCTGGACCGGCTGGGCGCCGTCGCGCTGCCCCAGCGCGTGTGGGCGGGCGGCATGCGCGCGCTGGTGCAGCGCCGGCTGGAGAAGGTGCCCCGGGACGCGCGGGAGCTCCTGGACGTGGCGGCGCTCCTGGGCCGGGAGCTGGACCTGGGGGTGCTGGAGCGGGCCGCGCCCGGCGTGGACGTGGAGGCGTGGCTCACCGACTGCGCGGCGGCGGCGGTGCTGGACGTGGCGGACGGCCGCTGGCGCTTCGCGCACGACAAGCTGCGCGAGCGGCTGCTGGAGGACCTGTCCCCCACGCTCCGCCCCGCGCTCCACCGGCGCGCGGCCCTGGCGCTGGAGGCGGCGCACCCCAAGGGCCACGCCGCCGCGCTGTCGTACCACTGGGGGCAGGCCGGGGACGCGGCGCGCGAATCGCATCACGCGCGGATCGCGGGCGAGGAGGCGCTGGCGGTGGGGGCGTGCCGCGAAGCGCTGCCGCTGCTCTCGCGGGCGCTGGCGGTCGCGCCCCAGACCACGCCGCTGGAGCGGGGCCGCGTGGAGGCGCTGCTGGCGGAGGCGCATTTCCAGCTGGGAGACCTGGAGGCCTTCCGCGCGCACGCGGAGTCGGCGCTCGCGCACTTCGGCTGGCGCGTGCCCTCGTCGCGCGTGGCGTGGGTGCTGGGCACGCTGACGCAGACGCTGTCCCGGCTGGCGCAGAGCGCGCGGCCGGATGCGTACGTGGATGACTCCCGGCGGCGCCGGGAGTCGCGGCGGTTGGCGGGCCGGCTGCTGATGCGGCTCACCGACGCGTTCATCTACGCGCAGGAGGCGCTGCCGGTGCTCTGGAGCGGCCTGCGCATGCTCAACCTGTGCGAGCCCGCGGGGCCCACGCCGGAATTGGCGCGCGGGTACACGGTGATGGCGGTGGTGGCGGGCACGGTGCCGTTGCACCGCGTGGCGGACGCGTGGGTGAAGCGGGCGCAGGAGGTGGCGGAGAGCGTGGGCCGCCCGGCGGACCTGGCCTACGTGCTCAACCGCAACGCGGTGTGCGCGGTGTACCAGGCGCGCTGGCAGGACGTGGAGACGTGGCTCGCCCGGGCGACGGCCATCGTGGACTCGGTGGGAGACCTGCGGCTGGCGGAGGAGTGCCGCGCGCTGCTCACCGTGTCCGCCATGTACCGGGGCCAGTTCTCGCGGGGCCTGCCGCTGATGGACTGGCTGGAGGCGTCCGCGGTGCGCCGGGGCTCGGCGCAGACGCAGCACTGGGCCCAGCACTACCGGGCCCACATGTTGCTGCGGCTGGGTGAGCACGCCCGCGCCCGCGTGGCGCTGGAGCCGGCGCTCGCGTGGACGGACGCGCATGGCGGCGCCACCGACCGCATCATCACGGACGGCACGCTGGCGCTCCTGTGCCTGCGCGAGGGCGACGCGGCGGGGGCTCGCGCGGCGGCGGAGAAGGCGCTGGTGCGGCTGTCCGCGGGCAAGCCGGTGGCGCACTTCGTCTACTTCGGCGCGACGGCGGTGGCGGAGGTGCTGCTCACGCTGCTGGCGCGCGAGACGCCCGGGCCCGGACTGCAGGCGCTCACGCACAGCGCGCGGGCCGCGCTCACGGAGGTGGAGCGCTTCGCGAAGGTGTTCCCCTTCGGCGAGCCCGCGGCGTGGCTGTGGCGCGGCTGCGAGGCGTGGCTCGCGGGCAAGCACCGCAAGGCGTTCCGCGCGTGGAAGCGCTGCATCGCGGAGTCCGAAGTGCGGGGGACGCCCTACGAGGCGGCGCGCGCGCGGCTGGAGTGGGCGCGGCACCTGCCCTCGGGCGAAGCGGAGCGCGCGGAGTTGCTGCGGCGGGCAGCGGAGGACTTCACCCGGCTGGGGGCGCGCGAGGACCTGGCGCGGACCCTGGCCGAACAAGGGACGGCAGGGTGACGAAGCGATGATGTGGCTGCGGGACGTGGCGTTGCTGGCGTGCCCGGATTGCCGGGGCCAGGTGGTGTGGCACGGGCAGAGCGAGGACGACCGGCTGGACGAGGGACGGCTTCTCTGCGGCGGCTGCGGCGAGGCGTGGACGGTGGAGGACGGGCTCGCGCGGCTGTACCGCGAGGACCGCGTGCAGGGCACGGACCGCCTGATGCGCCACCTCTACGACGGGCTCCCCGCGCTGCACGACCCGCTGACCACGGTGCTGACGCCGCTGTTC
The sequence above is drawn from the Corallococcus sp. NCRR genome and encodes:
- a CDS encoding serine/threonine-protein kinase; translated protein: MDPEVVGRRYRILDLLGRGGAGTVWRAQDGLSGPVALKRLHKTVADLARRPGRGTPSAFATQGMALSLAHEFQTLVSLRHPHVIRVLDYGFDAEGRPYLAMDLLEDARTLVEAGTDAPLTVQVGLLIQTLQALAYLHRRGIIHRDLKPGNVLVVRGQVKVLDFGLAVGRDQQGRRAQPAGTPGYLAPELFEDQPPSELTDLFGFGAMACQMFFGRLPHAGQVFATPGFPPALKALLEQLVAPEAHRRPRDAEAVITALSDAVGQPRPAESAATRESFLQSARFVGRVAEREHLTGVLDAALAGHGGAWLIGGESGVGKSRLLEEVRSLALVRGAMVLRGQAVDTGGVPYQEWRAVLRWLPMLTELSDREARVLRPLVPDMEALLGREVPAAPELDADMAQLRLHQTVEDLFARLSQPTVVILEDLHQAHAESLQLLAQLAARAPGLPLLLLVSFRDDESPQLPERLPGTSVLRLQRLNAEEIAQLGESMLGAVGRRPDVVELLRRESEGNPFLLVEVVRALAEDAGGLDRLGAVALPQRVWAGGMRALVQRRLEKVPRDARELLDVAALLGRELDLGVLERAAPGVDVEAWLTDCAAAAVLDVADGRWRFAHDKLRERLLEDLSPTLRPALHRRAALALEAAHPKGHAAALSYHWGQAGDAARESHHARIAGEEALAVGACREALPLLSRALAVAPQTTPLERGRVEALLAEAHFQLGDLEAFRAHAESALAHFGWRVPSSRVAWVLGTLTQTLSRLAQSARPDAYVDDSRRRRESRRLAGRLLMRLTDAFIYAQEALPVLWSGLRMLNLCEPAGPTPELARGYTVMAVVAGTVPLHRVADAWVKRAQEVAESVGRPADLAYVLNRNAVCAVYQARWQDVETWLARATAIVDSVGDLRLAEECRALLTVSAMYRGQFSRGLPLMDWLEASAVRRGSAQTQHWAQHYRAHMLLRLGEHARARVALEPALAWTDAHGGATDRIITDGTLALLCLREGDAAGARAAAEKALVRLSAGKPVAHFVYFGATAVAEVLLTLLARETPGPGLQALTHSARAALTEVERFAKVFPFGEPAAWLWRGCEAWLAGKHRKAFRAWKRCIAESEVRGTPYEAARARLEWARHLPSGEAERAELLRRAAEDFTRLGAREDLARTLAEQGTAG